AAGTCAAATTCCAGTCTCCGGTGGAAAAGACTGCCATTACAAATGATCTGTCCGAGACAGGAATATTCATTAAGACCAATATGGGGGTTAATGACGGAAATATTATAAGTTTTAAAATGAATTTACCCAATACTCAGGAGATTCCCCTTACGGGAAGGGTTGCACGGTCGGTAAGGACCATGCTGGGTCTTATCGGC
This sequence is a window from Nitrospirota bacterium. Protein-coding genes within it:
- a CDS encoding PilZ domain-containing protein; the encoded protein is MEKRKTGRVAKRLEVKFQSPVEKTAITNDLSETGIFIKTNMGVNDGNIISFKMNLPNTQEIPLTGRVARSVRTMLGLIGESKSGIGVHLVDPPENYVNYVQSLFINHVNSK